A genomic segment from Hallerella porci encodes:
- a CDS encoding PAS domain-containing protein yields MMDLAFLAFAIFFFFTTIILLVQILPLKRKVDLIDLIDKKTKSLLAIIDADSFHVLSASAALRQVLGFSSEELKQHSMREFIFPDDEKLLNTALESSLNKDKTGYAGETTIEHLRLRLKDVRYGWQWYELFGFFTTYNSKRILCCTYMPLNEQILTKADLIEKENLLKVLMNNSFGIIWTMDCLSRQLMLLTPISRERFGIDDHPIGAITSNEEVFTADTLQRFRAMINQRIELLASNGEERDLPQDLEITVQNRDGSTVNMITRSTLEKNDLGKYILYGISLVVPKK; encoded by the coding sequence ATGATGGATTTGGCTTTTTTAGCTTTTGCGATATTCTTCTTTTTTACGACGATTATTTTGCTCGTTCAAATTCTTCCGTTAAAACGGAAAGTGGATTTGATCGATTTAATCGACAAAAAAACGAAGAGTTTACTCGCTATTATCGACGCGGATTCTTTTCATGTGCTTTCGGCATCGGCTGCACTGCGGCAAGTGCTTGGTTTCTCGTCCGAAGAATTGAAACAGCACAGTATGCGGGAATTTATTTTTCCTGACGATGAAAAATTGTTGAATACCGCTCTCGAATCTTCGCTGAATAAAGATAAAACCGGTTATGCGGGCGAAACGACAATCGAACATCTGCGGCTTCGTTTAAAAGACGTGCGTTATGGTTGGCAGTGGTATGAACTGTTTGGATTTTTCACGACGTATAATTCCAAGCGGATTTTGTGCTGCACTTATATGCCGTTAAACGAACAGATTTTGACGAAAGCCGATTTGATTGAAAAAGAAAATTTGCTAAAAGTTTTGATGAATAATTCTTTTGGGATTATTTGGACGATGGATTGTTTGTCGCGGCAGTTGATGCTTTTAACGCCGATTTCGCGGGAACGTTTTGGCATCGACGATCATCCGATTGGAGCGATTACATCGAACGAAGAAGTTTTTACCGCCGACACCTTGCAGAGATTTCGGGCGATGATAAATCAGCGCATTGAACTTTTGGCGAGCAACGGCGAAGAACGCGATTTGCCACAAGATTTAGAAATTACCGTGCAAAATCGAGACGGCTCTACGGTGAATATGATTACGCGCAGCACTCTCGAAAAAAATGATTTGGGCAAATATATTTTATACGGCATTAGCCTAGTGGTTCCGAAAAAATGA
- a CDS encoding cation diffusion facilitator family transporter produces the protein MRMLDRTREAQKVTWIGFFVNLILTAGKLIAGIFGNSAAMIADGIHSLSDFVTDFIVILFIRISGQERDKGHPYGHGKFETLASVLISVALLAVAIGIFTNSVQKIYATLQGETPEVPEAIALIAAAVCIAVKEILYRYTAFVGKRIDSPAVIANAWHHRSDALSSIGTLAGIGGAFFLGGKFAILDPIAAVIVSFFIAKVAFEIGFPNIQELLEASLPPDVEEEIIRIIRNTDKVRFLHHLQTRKIGSIYAIDVHIKLDHDISLVDAHDVATEIEEKLRQKYGKQTQINIHMEPLSENENA, from the coding sequence ATGCGCATGCTCGATCGTACTCGTGAAGCTCAAAAAGTAACTTGGATTGGATTCTTTGTGAATCTGATTTTAACCGCAGGAAAATTGATTGCGGGAATTTTTGGCAATTCTGCTGCGATGATTGCCGACGGAATTCATTCTCTTTCCGATTTTGTCACCGATTTCATTGTCATCCTTTTCATCCGCATTTCGGGACAGGAACGCGATAAAGGACATCCTTACGGCCACGGAAAATTTGAAACTCTCGCCTCGGTTTTGATTAGCGTTGCCTTGCTCGCAGTCGCCATCGGAATTTTCACCAACAGCGTGCAAAAAATTTATGCGACACTGCAAGGAGAAACTCCCGAAGTTCCCGAAGCGATTGCGCTCATCGCTGCTGCGGTTTGCATTGCGGTCAAAGAAATTCTTTACCGTTACACAGCCTTTGTCGGAAAACGCATCGATAGTCCCGCAGTCATTGCAAATGCGTGGCATCACCGCTCCGATGCGCTTTCGAGTATCGGCACTCTCGCCGGAATCGGCGGCGCATTTTTCCTCGGCGGAAAATTCGCCATTCTTGATCCGATTGCTGCGGTAATCGTCAGTTTCTTTATCGCAAAAGTCGCCTTTGAAATCGGCTTTCCCAATATTCAAGAATTGTTAGAAGCATCGCTTCCGCCCGATGTCGAAGAAGAAATTATTCGCATTATCCGCAACACCGACAAAGTCCGCTTTTTACATCATTTGCAAACGCGAAAAATCGGAAGCATTTATGCGATTGATGTGCACATAAAATTAGACCACGATATTTCTCTCGTCGATGCGCACGATGTCGCGACCGAAATCGAAGAAAAACTGCGCCAAAAATATGGCAAGCAGACACAAATTAACATTCACATGGAACCGCTTTCGGAGAATGAAAATGCCTAA
- a CDS encoding radical SAM protein — translation MNFSEQIQTILNKAQSLKRISSEEALFLLKEADWTDIVRIADQVRHAKLPGNRVGYTVYRIINYTNICSILCDFCSFSRKADAAGAYTLSLEKIREKALEAKRLGADQIFLQGGVNEDLPIEYYTEILTMLSQNLGMSVRGFSPVELVHIANAHKLTLEELLKIFREAGLSSVPGAGAEILSDPIRKKLSPKKLSAKEWRDALAVCQKNGLPGSANIVIGSCELPEDIIAHLDLVRGLQDETGGLKSFVTWTFQPQTDLFPIRHVTPMEYLKVLGLCRLYLDNIRHLEVSVLGMGKAVGELGLHSGADDINSIVLEENVLTSHGLTSIPEAEKFIREAGFTPYRRDLNFTCDN, via the coding sequence ATGAATTTTTCGGAACAGATTCAAACAATTTTAAATAAAGCGCAATCCTTGAAACGCATTTCGTCCGAGGAAGCGCTTTTCCTTTTGAAAGAAGCTGACTGGACAGATATTGTCCGCATCGCCGATCAGGTGCGCCACGCAAAACTTCCCGGGAATCGCGTCGGTTATACCGTTTACCGCATTATCAATTACACCAATATCTGTTCCATTCTTTGTGACTTTTGTTCGTTCTCGCGCAAAGCCGACGCCGCAGGTGCTTACACTCTTTCCTTAGAAAAAATTCGCGAAAAAGCGTTGGAAGCAAAACGTCTCGGAGCCGATCAAATTTTTTTGCAAGGCGGCGTCAACGAAGATTTACCGATTGAATATTATACGGAAATTCTCACGATGCTTTCTCAAAATTTGGGAATGAGCGTCCGCGGATTTTCGCCCGTTGAACTCGTTCACATTGCAAACGCGCACAAATTAACTTTAGAAGAATTGCTGAAAATTTTCCGCGAAGCTGGACTTTCATCGGTTCCTGGCGCCGGCGCCGAAATTCTCTCGGACCCAATTCGAAAAAAATTAAGCCCGAAAAAACTTTCGGCAAAAGAATGGCGCGATGCCCTCGCCGTCTGTCAAAAGAACGGTCTTCCCGGCAGCGCAAACATTGTCATCGGCAGTTGTGAATTGCCCGAAGATATCATTGCGCATTTGGATTTAGTCCGCGGACTCCAAGACGAAACCGGCGGGCTCAAAAGTTTTGTCACTTGGACATTTCAACCGCAGACAGATCTCTTCCCGATTCGCCACGTAACGCCGATGGAATATTTAAAAGTTCTCGGACTTTGTCGCTTATACTTAGACAATATTCGTCATCTCGAAGTTTCTGTCTTAGGCATGGGAAAAGCGGTCGGCGAACTCGGATTGCATTCGGGCGCCGATGACATCAACAGCATCGTCCTCGAAGAAAATGTGCTCACTTCGCACGGGCTCACTTCTATTCCCGAAGCCGAAAAATTCATTCGCGAAGCGGGCTTTACGCCTTACCGCCGCGATTTGAATTTCACTTGCGATAATTAA
- a CDS encoding UbiD family decarboxylase: MPYKSLESALLDLEKHGMLLRISEEVSPDLLMPKIAEIATREALPALLFEHVQNSPFRAAANIFGTLERTHFLFRKTLCAAKAAIDFHANPAEIFRRPRNLFSLPQAGISALPKKTFKAPVLEQETQLSELPQIRLHQDDGGTFLTLPQVFSQMPGERNMLKSNLGMYRIQTSGNDYVQNAECGLHYQIERDIARHHEAAIAQGKPLSVSIWLGGPPAHTLAAIMPMPANLSELIFAGLLGGRGFRYTTWNGYRISADADFCILGEIAKTLKPEGPFGDHIGYYSAKHDFPYLKVKKVFCKKNAIYPFTTVGRPPQEDSVFGEFIAELVKPMVPASVPGIEEMNAVDAAGVHPLLLAIGRERYQPYIQNREPMELLKEANALLGFNQVSLSKYLFIAAREDAPNLHTKEVVSYFIHILERIQFHRDVHFQTETTIDTLDYSGRSLNHGSKVIFAAAGEKIRTLGNSEEEFSSLHLPEGFSNPKMAFPGALVIQAKPSADMHALTRAISSFSCREKFPLITIADDSHFAAKNIDNWLWVTFTRSDPAADIYGANENIQQKHWQCDAPLLIDARMKSQMQKPVEEDAKIESLARDILFRAQKKASR, encoded by the coding sequence ATGCCTTACAAATCGTTAGAAAGTGCGCTTTTGGATTTAGAAAAGCACGGGATGCTTTTGCGCATTTCCGAAGAAGTTTCGCCCGATTTGCTTATGCCCAAAATTGCAGAAATCGCTACCCGCGAAGCACTTCCTGCATTGCTTTTTGAGCACGTTCAAAATTCCCCATTTCGCGCAGCCGCAAATATTTTTGGCACTTTAGAGCGCACCCATTTTCTGTTTCGAAAAACATTGTGCGCAGCCAAAGCTGCAATTGACTTTCACGCAAATCCCGCAGAAATTTTCCGCCGTCCGCGAAATTTATTTTCTTTACCGCAAGCAGGAATTTCTGCGCTTCCGAAAAAAACTTTCAAAGCGCCCGTTCTCGAACAAGAAACGCAACTCAGCGAACTTCCGCAAATCCGTTTGCACCAAGATGACGGCGGCACATTTCTCACCTTGCCACAAGTCTTTTCGCAAATGCCCGGCGAACGCAACATGCTCAAATCCAATCTCGGCATGTATCGCATTCAAACTTCCGGAAACGATTACGTGCAAAATGCCGAATGCGGTTTGCATTATCAAATTGAACGCGACATCGCGCGTCATCACGAAGCGGCCATCGCTCAAGGGAAACCGCTTTCCGTTAGCATTTGGCTCGGCGGACCTCCGGCGCACACTCTTGCAGCGATTATGCCGATGCCTGCAAATCTTTCGGAGCTCATCTTTGCCGGTCTTCTCGGCGGACGCGGATTCCGTTACACAACATGGAACGGCTACCGCATTTCTGCCGATGCGGACTTTTGCATTTTAGGTGAAATCGCGAAAACGTTAAAACCCGAAGGACCTTTCGGCGATCACATCGGATATTATTCTGCGAAACACGATTTTCCTTATTTAAAAGTGAAAAAAGTTTTCTGCAAAAAAAATGCGATTTATCCGTTTACAACTGTCGGCAGGCCGCCGCAAGAAGATTCTGTTTTCGGAGAATTTATCGCAGAACTCGTGAAGCCGATGGTTCCCGCATCCGTTCCCGGCATCGAAGAAATGAACGCCGTCGATGCTGCGGGCGTGCATCCACTTTTGCTCGCCATCGGACGTGAACGTTATCAGCCATACATCCAAAATCGCGAGCCGATGGAACTTTTAAAAGAAGCCAATGCGCTTCTCGGATTTAATCAAGTTTCTCTTTCAAAATATCTGTTCATCGCTGCCCGCGAAGATGCGCCAAATTTACACACAAAAGAAGTCGTTAGTTACTTTATACACATTCTAGAACGCATTCAATTTCATCGCGATGTTCATTTTCAAACCGAAACAACCATTGACACTCTCGATTATTCGGGGCGTTCATTAAATCACGGTTCCAAAGTTATCTTCGCTGCCGCCGGTGAAAAAATTCGCACTCTCGGAAATTCAGAAGAAGAATTTTCTTCGCTGCATTTGCCCGAAGGATTTTCCAATCCGAAAATGGCGTTTCCCGGTGCACTCGTGATTCAAGCGAAACCGTCTGCAGACATGCACGCTCTGACCCGCGCCATTTCTTCTTTTTCATGTCGCGAAAAATTTCCGCTGATTACCATCGCCGACGATTCTCACTTTGCTGCAAAAAATATCGACAACTGGCTTTGGGTAACATTTACCCGCAGCGATCCCGCCGCAGACATTTACGGCGCTAACGAAAATATTCAGCAAAAACATTGGCAATGCGACGCGCCGCTTCTCATCGATGCTCGCATGAAATCGCAAATGCAAAAGCCCGTCGAAGAAGATGCAAAAATTGAGAGTCTCGCCCGCGATATTCTTTTCCGCGCACAAAAAAAGGCTTCGCGATGA
- a CDS encoding lamin tail domain-containing protein yields the protein MKLLLLAALAAWEACPYFSEILPDPQEVEDARGEFAEIRLPEKFRRGTLSVVNEQKKVWSGIVSDTVKRILLIRDTSLCPLLKGLLCRPLTGTALPNSREAMWTLSSPSCADTAKLPIPKAGESFVRSGEAFDAWEWEKPSPGIPNGIFEKGIVDCHLNIDTLIYAENGWRGEWTLSGCDSAEIDAKFSGITAFAEKEWRGTLFRGVRSPFFTYLTADAFHLTVKLPEDDVPGNDFVDSLFAKPGAFPVRFTEVHPCPEEGMPEWIEIYNPALREVSLAQMSLCKDKTQFPSAVSIQKHESIVLAKDTAAMRLYVGNSEVKILPVNFGYLKNAADSLYLCYGKEKVDSVFWGKLTQIQPKCPAGFAVASGRSEDSPGFQTPGSLARDTALPFQVEWNARVFSRKKSANPLMVRIRSELSVTVELISGKGDLLWKKELPAEASGNAWTEIPLLQKGFPGANFLRFSAGSHEKRVGVVLRP from the coding sequence ATGAAGTTGCTTCTTTTGGCGGCGCTTGCCGCTTGGGAAGCGTGTCCTTATTTTTCTGAAATTCTTCCCGATCCGCAGGAAGTGGAAGATGCGCGTGGGGAATTTGCAGAAATTCGTTTGCCCGAAAAATTTCGGCGGGGCACGCTTTCGGTGGTTAATGAACAAAAAAAAGTTTGGAGCGGAATTGTATCCGATACGGTAAAGCGAATTTTGCTGATTCGCGATACGAGTCTGTGTCCGCTGCTAAAAGGTTTGCTCTGTCGCCCTTTGACGGGAACGGCTCTTCCCAATTCTCGTGAAGCGATGTGGACTTTATCGTCGCCATCGTGTGCGGATACTGCCAAACTTCCGATTCCCAAAGCGGGGGAATCCTTTGTGCGAAGCGGCGAAGCTTTTGATGCATGGGAATGGGAAAAGCCTTCGCCCGGAATTCCGAATGGAATTTTTGAAAAAGGCATCGTCGATTGTCATTTAAATATCGACACGTTGATTTATGCAGAAAATGGTTGGCGCGGCGAGTGGACTCTTTCCGGTTGCGATTCCGCAGAAATTGATGCCAAGTTTTCGGGAATTACAGCATTTGCCGAAAAGGAATGGCGCGGGACGCTTTTCCGCGGAGTGCGTTCGCCGTTTTTTACTTATCTCACGGCGGATGCGTTTCATTTGACGGTGAAACTTCCCGAAGATGATGTGCCCGGGAATGATTTTGTGGATTCGCTTTTTGCAAAACCGGGCGCTTTTCCGGTGCGCTTTACCGAAGTGCATCCTTGTCCCGAAGAAGGCATGCCCGAATGGATTGAAATTTACAATCCCGCATTACGAGAAGTTTCGCTTGCGCAGATGAGTTTGTGCAAAGACAAAACGCAATTTCCTAGCGCCGTTTCCATCCAAAAACACGAAAGCATTGTCCTCGCCAAAGATACCGCAGCGATGCGTCTTTATGTCGGAAATTCCGAAGTTAAAATTTTGCCGGTGAATTTTGGCTACTTGAAAAATGCAGCGGATAGTCTTTACCTTTGCTACGGAAAGGAAAAAGTCGATTCGGTTTTCTGGGGAAAGCTCACGCAAATTCAACCGAAATGCCCCGCGGGATTTGCGGTAGCCTCAGGACGAAGCGAAGACAGTCCGGGATTTCAAACGCCGGGAAGCCTTGCCCGCGATACCGCGTTACCGTTTCAAGTCGAATGGAATGCCCGCGTTTTTTCGCGGAAAAAGTCTGCGAATCCGTTGATGGTGCGCATCCGTTCGGAATTATCGGTGACCGTGGAATTGATTTCGGGAAAGGGAGATTTGCTTTGGAAAAAGGAATTACCCGCCGAAGCGAGCGGAAATGCGTGGACCGAAATTCCGCTTTTGCAAAAAGGATTTCCGGGCGCTAATTTTTTACGATTTTCCGCGGGCTCGCATGAAAAGCGCGTCGGCGTTGTGCTGAGGCCGTAA
- the ribD gene encoding bifunctional diaminohydroxyphosphoribosylaminopyrimidine deaminase/5-amino-6-(5-phosphoribosylamino)uracil reductase RibD, whose translation MIFLQEAFEEALKAVGVSFPNPAVGAVVVKEGKIVGRGHTQVVHGPHAEVMALRDAGELANGATLFVTLEPCCHYGRTPPCTNAIIQAKIQRVFFAHRDPNPLVLGKSERILADAGIVSEYVEPPQEFLRYYEAYDYFVKYQRPFIELKIAESADGFIANADRAPVQISGNEASIWTAKWRRTAECILIGGGTALADNPRLTVRGVCGNSPQRIVLAGARLLPRTLHLFEMTSPKTIVYSRIPQPDLKEIAELKILPSNDFTENWKCILRDLQEKGIHRLAVETGATLMQKILKSGLWNRIYVIRSQKKLGNGLAWRSGNEPAMQCIEKFQDDEIFSAIQELH comes from the coding sequence ATGATTTTTTTGCAAGAAGCTTTTGAAGAAGCTTTAAAGGCGGTGGGAGTTTCGTTTCCGAATCCCGCTGTCGGTGCCGTCGTTGTAAAAGAGGGAAAAATTGTCGGGCGCGGGCATACGCAAGTGGTGCATGGGCCGCACGCCGAAGTGATGGCGTTGCGCGATGCGGGCGAACTCGCGAATGGGGCGACTTTATTTGTGACTCTAGAACCGTGCTGTCATTACGGGCGAACTCCGCCGTGCACGAATGCGATTATCCAAGCGAAAATTCAGCGGGTCTTTTTTGCGCATCGCGATCCGAATCCGCTTGTTTTAGGGAAAAGCGAACGCATTTTAGCGGACGCCGGAATCGTTTCGGAATATGTTGAACCGCCGCAAGAATTTTTGCGCTACTACGAAGCTTACGATTACTTTGTGAAGTATCAGCGTCCGTTTATCGAATTGAAAATTGCAGAATCCGCAGACGGTTTCATCGCAAACGCAGACCGTGCGCCGGTACAAATTTCGGGCAACGAGGCTTCGATTTGGACCGCGAAATGGCGGCGCACTGCGGAATGTATTTTAATCGGCGGAGGAACTGCACTCGCGGATAATCCGCGTTTAACTGTCCGCGGTGTTTGCGGCAATTCTCCGCAGCGAATCGTTTTAGCGGGCGCACGCCTTCTTCCGCGGACTCTTCATCTTTTTGAAATGACTTCACCGAAGACAATTGTTTATAGCCGCATTCCGCAGCCCGATTTAAAAGAAATCGCCGAACTGAAAATTTTACCGAGCAATGATTTTACCGAAAATTGGAAATGCATTCTCCGCGATTTGCAAGAAAAAGGCATTCACCGTTTAGCGGTAGAAACGGGCGCAACGTTAATGCAAAAGATTTTAAAAAGCGGTTTGTGGAATCGAATATACGTCATTCGTTCGCAAAAGAAATTGGGAAATGGACTCGCGTGGCGCTCAGGAAATGAGCCCGCGATGCAGTGCATTGAAAAATTTCAAGACGACGAAATTTTTTCAGCGATTCAAGAATTGCATTAA
- a CDS encoding rhomboid family intramembrane serine protease, translating to MRTHSSFKRIRLSEILHPETAERFAAIGDYAQIHLYSLVLASQNIPHKIQRDKRGPFTLSVQQKNLQNALAQIVLYDQENPPSKENPPLAFRLSLSPLIVLIVPIIFTLFQFSSRGSRFYHTGISDAEKILAGDWWRPITALTLHGDAHHLVSNLISGYVVLNLLAFRLPLSRIAFPLVVASAIANFFVALSLQQNFRALGFSTFVFCALGALGAIEFRLMPRTFHGLLRRFAPLFSTLLLAVFLGIGEKSDILGHFYGFALGIFVGFLPRKKFLLWGRKPTPADFFLWILYFAIFLIAWFRAILLSL from the coding sequence ATGCGCACGCATTCTAGCTTTAAACGTATTCGCCTTTCGGAAATTCTTCACCCCGAAACCGCGGAACGTTTTGCAGCGATCGGCGATTACGCACAAATTCATCTCTACAGTCTTGTTCTCGCAAGCCAAAATATTCCGCACAAAATTCAGCGCGATAAGCGCGGACCCTTTACGCTTTCGGTGCAACAGAAAAATTTGCAAAATGCCTTAGCGCAAATCGTTCTTTACGATCAAGAAAATCCACCGTCCAAAGAAAATCCGCCGCTTGCCTTTCGCCTTTCGCTTTCGCCCTTAATCGTTTTAATCGTTCCCATTATTTTTACGCTGTTCCAATTTTCGTCGCGAGGCAGCCGATTTTATCATACGGGAATTTCCGATGCCGAAAAAATTCTCGCGGGCGATTGGTGGCGTCCGATTACAGCGCTCACTCTCCACGGCGATGCGCATCATTTAGTTTCCAATTTAATTTCGGGCTATGTCGTTCTCAATTTACTCGCTTTTCGATTGCCGCTTTCCCGCATCGCGTTTCCGCTCGTCGTCGCATCGGCCATTGCCAATTTTTTCGTTGCACTTTCTCTGCAACAAAATTTCCGTGCTCTCGGATTTTCCACTTTTGTTTTTTGCGCACTCGGCGCTCTCGGTGCAATTGAATTTCGCTTAATGCCACGGACATTCCACGGTCTTCTGCGACGCTTCGCGCCTCTATTTTCGACTCTGCTTCTCGCCGTCTTTTTGGGCATCGGAGAAAAGTCCGATATTCTCGGCCATTTTTACGGTTTCGCTCTCGGCATTTTCGTCGGCTTTTTACCGCGAAAAAAATTTCTGTTATGGGGACGAAAGCCTACGCCCGCTGATTTTTTCCTCTGGATTCTTTACTTTGCAATTTTCCTCATCGCTTGGTTCCGCGCAATTTTATTATCTTTATAA
- a CDS encoding FISUMP domain-containing protein — translation MPKKFFLVFIFCFCFFGCDDIRKENYPSGKIRLQAQYVNDQKNGPQIEFYESGAKKSEKNFVNGKEEGEAKEFYESGSVKAEISYEHGAIQGKMTQFYESGKIKSIAVYERGTIADFPQTFDPSGDPEIQGVYNDPRDGQRYEWVRIGDAVWLAENGKYAPVNGSLCVQCNVWGRLYNLESAKIACPTGFRLPKISDWKNLASAVGKEPAKKLKATFGWNDNGDGADEFSFAVRAGGANFARVGSANKKFKDAGEKAFFWTEEGSVAVFKKNSSDIHFEKFNSEFGASIRCIQK, via the coding sequence ATGCCTAAAAAATTTTTTCTCGTTTTCATTTTTTGTTTTTGCTTTTTCGGCTGCGATGACATTCGCAAAGAAAATTATCCCAGCGGAAAAATTCGTTTGCAAGCGCAATATGTAAACGATCAAAAAAATGGTCCGCAAATTGAATTCTACGAATCGGGCGCAAAAAAATCCGAGAAGAATTTTGTGAACGGAAAAGAAGAAGGCGAAGCGAAAGAGTTTTACGAATCCGGTTCGGTCAAAGCTGAAATTTCGTACGAGCACGGCGCCATTCAAGGAAAGATGACGCAGTTTTACGAAAGCGGAAAAATCAAATCGATTGCCGTTTACGAAAGAGGAACCATCGCCGATTTTCCGCAGACATTTGATCCGAGCGGCGACCCCGAAATTCAAGGCGTTTACAACGATCCGCGCGACGGTCAACGCTACGAATGGGTGCGCATTGGCGATGCGGTTTGGTTAGCCGAAAACGGAAAATACGCGCCCGTTAACGGTTCGCTCTGCGTGCAATGCAACGTTTGGGGAAGACTTTACAATTTAGAAAGCGCAAAAATTGCGTGCCCAACCGGATTTCGTTTGCCGAAAATTTCGGATTGGAAAAATCTCGCTTCTGCAGTTGGCAAGGAACCGGCGAAAAAATTGAAGGCGACTTTTGGCTGGAACGATAACGGCGACGGCGCCGACGAATTTAGCTTTGCCGTTCGCGCAGGCGGCGCGAATTTCGCCCGCGTCGGTTCTGCCAATAAAAAATTCAAAGACGCGGGCGAAAAAGCCTTCTTCTGGACAGAAGAAGGCTCGGTCGCCGTTTTCAAAAAGAATTCTTCGGACATTCATTTTGAAAAATTCAATTCCGAATTTGGCGCAAGCATTCGCTGCATTCAAAAGTAA
- a CDS encoding M23 family metallopeptidase has protein sequence MNFYKLSVHVEGSSKTHFVRLPEFFGRVLRVGKVVVVLGIALLVLQVGVLSSYDFLKNRTIGSRTSLIKKLNKEQARLDSLNLQMESRFANEDLLHYKFGLNPTDRSAREMAIGGPESPDVRLKRSANPILDYSMLLKEKTEQFRAKAFENERSFSEVAGFVGQQYAHWKHVPSISPTTGRYASAFGSRIHPITGVGRMHNGIDISNSKWTPIYATADGVVTISRFSESFGNYVAIDHGNGFVTKYAHMQSSSVKQGQFVKRYQLVGYMGNTGLSAGPHLHYEVWFNAKAENPLRYILPGEYAVQ, from the coding sequence ATGAATTTTTACAAACTTTCCGTTCACGTTGAAGGTTCGTCGAAGACACACTTTGTGCGTCTCCCCGAATTTTTCGGGCGTGTTCTTCGGGTGGGAAAGGTTGTGGTCGTGTTGGGAATTGCGCTGCTCGTTTTGCAGGTCGGCGTTTTATCGTCTTATGATTTTTTGAAAAATCGGACAATCGGCAGCCGAACATCGCTCATTAAAAAATTGAACAAGGAACAAGCGCGTCTAGATTCGCTGAATCTTCAAATGGAATCGCGCTTTGCAAATGAAGATTTGCTGCATTATAAATTTGGACTGAATCCGACGGATCGTTCTGCGCGGGAAATGGCAATCGGCGGACCAGAAAGTCCCGATGTCCGCTTAAAGCGTTCTGCAAATCCGATTTTAGATTATTCGATGCTCCTCAAAGAAAAGACGGAACAGTTCCGCGCCAAAGCATTTGAAAATGAACGCAGTTTCTCGGAAGTGGCGGGATTCGTCGGGCAGCAATACGCCCATTGGAAACACGTGCCGTCGATTTCTCCGACAACAGGACGTTACGCTTCGGCATTTGGCAGCCGCATTCACCCGATTACAGGCGTCGGCAGAATGCATAATGGCATCGATATTTCGAATAGCAAATGGACGCCGATTTATGCGACCGCAGACGGTGTCGTCACCATTTCGCGTTTCAGTGAATCGTTTGGCAATTACGTCGCCATCGATCACGGCAACGGATTTGTCACCAAATACGCTCACATGCAATCGTCCTCGGTCAAGCAAGGACAATTTGTGAAGCGTTATCAATTAGTTGGGTATATGGGAAACACAGGCCTTTCGGCCGGACCGCATTTGCATTATGAGGTCTGGTTCAATGCGAAGGCAGAAAACCCGCTTCGTTATATTCTCCCTGGAGAATACGCGGTTCAGTAA
- a CDS encoding ComEC/Rec2 family competence protein encodes MLKIFWCLVFALLFWGVGCENAEVSLEMADENVAQVEFLDVGQGLSVLFSVNGRKNAAVFDVGNDSTGFWDSLKVRGIRHLDWILVSHWHRDHAGSLLEWDGTVQVDTLFYGGDTSGVWLRDSVFSLAKKWKTPTVSAIRGKILPCDLWKCKVLWTPEFSSWEGNSASAVLQIADGKSRALFVGDLERDAEEELMEMSADLRAELLQVGHHGSKTSSSLPFLAQVSPAVAVISVGKGNGYGHPAKETMQKLFRVVGDSSCILRTDLSGTIAFDWKWGKGIMRRNQDE; translated from the coding sequence ATGCTTAAAATCTTTTGGTGTTTGGTTTTTGCGCTCTTGTTTTGGGGCGTTGGCTGTGAAAATGCAGAAGTTTCGCTAGAAATGGCGGATGAAAATGTCGCCCAAGTGGAATTTTTGGATGTGGGGCAGGGGCTTTCGGTGCTTTTTTCGGTGAATGGGCGGAAAAATGCGGCGGTTTTTGATGTGGGGAATGATTCAACGGGATTTTGGGATTCGTTAAAGGTGCGAGGAATTCGCCATTTGGATTGGATTTTGGTGAGTCATTGGCACCGGGATCATGCGGGAAGCCTTTTGGAATGGGACGGAACGGTCCAAGTGGATACTCTTTTTTATGGCGGCGATACGAGCGGCGTTTGGCTGCGCGACAGCGTTTTCTCGCTGGCGAAGAAGTGGAAAACGCCGACAGTTTCTGCGATTCGCGGGAAAATTCTCCCGTGCGATTTGTGGAAATGCAAAGTTTTATGGACGCCGGAATTTTCGTCGTGGGAAGGCAATAGCGCAAGTGCTGTGCTGCAAATTGCGGATGGAAAATCGCGGGCACTTTTCGTCGGCGATTTGGAACGCGATGCCGAAGAAGAATTGATGGAAATGTCTGCGGATTTGCGGGCAGAGCTTTTGCAAGTGGGACATCACGGTTCGAAGACGAGTTCGTCGCTCCCTTTCTTAGCGCAGGTTTCGCCGGCGGTTGCGGTGATTTCGGTGGGGAAGGGAAATGGCTACGGGCATCCGGCAAAGGAAACCATGCAGAAACTTTTCCGCGTCGTAGGCGATAGCAGCTGCATTTTGAGGACGGATTTAAGCGGCACGATTGCGTTTGATTGGAAATGGGGAAAGGGAATTATGCGGAGAAATCAAGATGAATAA